Proteins from a genomic interval of Brachybacterium vulturis:
- a CDS encoding DUF2199 domain-containing protein — MPGIDYDCAGCGRRHEGADGTAANPWPLIEFGRPEAFLRMSPWEQLMRTRSTDELCLIDNGRSVDCFLTGFLSLAVHGGGSRLIYVPWVQVEENDYLDLVEHWEHPRYRGDFRGTLASELPGHGDSLSVPVRVSAPGRLPPVITPEAGCGHPLVEEAREGVSRREAELRIRSMLLDDPQR; from the coding sequence ATGCCAGGCATCGACTACGACTGCGCCGGCTGCGGCCGCCGCCATGAGGGGGCGGACGGCACCGCGGCGAATCCCTGGCCCCTGATCGAGTTCGGCCGCCCCGAGGCGTTCCTGCGGATGAGCCCCTGGGAGCAGCTGATGCGCACCCGGTCCACGGACGAGCTGTGCCTGATCGACAACGGCCGCTCGGTCGACTGCTTCCTGACGGGGTTCCTGTCCCTGGCCGTGCACGGGGGTGGGTCGCGGCTGATCTATGTGCCGTGGGTGCAGGTGGAGGAGAACGACTACCTCGATCTGGTGGAGCACTGGGAGCATCCGCGGTACCGCGGCGACTTCCGCGGCACGCTCGCCAGCGAGCTTCCCGGTCATGGGGACTCGCTGTCGGTGCCGGTGCGGGTGAGCGCCCCCGGTCGGCTGCCTCCGGTGATCACGCCGGAGGCGGGATGCGGGCATCCGCTGGTGGAGGAAGCACGCGAGGGCGTCAGCAGGCGGGAGGCCGAGCTGCGGATCCGTTCGATGCTGCTGGACGACCCGCAGCGGTGA
- a CDS encoding PH domain-containing protein — protein MTGIIARRACSRRRLTVGRESDPRGLTVIFYADVDGSVLQEQVSADGLHHFLIQDLESALRALRSLLEEDDEHVGEGGDARSLVSGGWEEVSTALLALLVPQRPHLLLAAVALMLLIVLGGAVGLLLRPAFRVTTAGMEVRGYLSTRRLDWPEVAVIAIDRSVMNRGAVVIVARDGRRVTSALTGSRFALYRGESTFENGPDLLQPARPARAAIDTHRRWLHGAL, from the coding sequence GTGACCGGCATCATCGCGCGACGAGCATGCTCCCGGCGGCGCCTCACCGTCGGCCGCGAGAGCGATCCGCGCGGGCTCACCGTGATCTTCTACGCCGACGTCGACGGATCCGTGCTCCAGGAACAGGTCTCCGCGGACGGTCTGCATCATTTCCTGATCCAGGACCTGGAGTCCGCCCTGCGCGCCCTGCGGAGCCTGCTCGAGGAGGACGACGAGCACGTCGGCGAGGGTGGCGACGCCCGGAGCCTCGTCTCGGGAGGCTGGGAGGAGGTGAGCACGGCGCTCCTGGCCCTGCTGGTCCCGCAGCGGCCGCACCTCCTCCTCGCAGCCGTCGCCCTGATGCTGCTCATCGTGCTCGGCGGCGCGGTCGGCCTGCTGCTGCGCCCCGCCTTCCGGGTGACCACCGCGGGGATGGAGGTGCGCGGATATCTCTCCACACGTCGCCTCGACTGGCCCGAGGTGGCGGTCATCGCGATCGATCGCTCGGTGATGAACCGGGGCGCCGTCGTCATCGTCGCCAGGGACGGCAGGCGCGTGACGAGCGCGCTGACGGGCTCCCGCTTCGCGCTGTACCGCGGGGAATCAACGTTCGAGAACGGCCCGGACCTGCTGCAGCCCGCGCGCCCTGCGCGCGCCGCGATCGACACCCACCGCCGCTGGCTGCACGGGGCGCTCTGA
- a CDS encoding fumarylacetoacetate hydrolase family protein — protein sequence MRIARFTTGDDPMYGIVQPKDGQDMVYGITGDPLYTEIRPTGTIVPLQDVRLLAPVIPRSKVVCVGKNYAAHAAEMGDELPEQALFFLKPNTAVVGPGDPVVMPAYSEEVSLEAELAVVIKQMTKDVTPEQVADHVLGYTCANDLTARDAQRAENQWFRAKAFDTSCPIGPWIETDLDPASLAISSTVDGERAQQGSTADMVRSVAELIAEISSVVTLLPGDLVLTGTPAGVRTVPAGSTVDITIEGIGTLSNPIVRR from the coding sequence ATGCGCATCGCTCGATTCACCACCGGTGACGATCCCATGTACGGCATCGTCCAGCCCAAGGACGGCCAGGACATGGTCTACGGGATCACCGGCGACCCCCTGTACACAGAGATCCGCCCCACGGGCACCATCGTGCCGCTTCAGGACGTGCGCCTGCTGGCCCCCGTCATCCCCCGCTCGAAGGTGGTCTGTGTCGGCAAGAACTATGCCGCCCACGCCGCCGAGATGGGGGACGAGCTGCCCGAGCAGGCACTGTTCTTCCTCAAGCCCAACACCGCCGTCGTCGGACCGGGTGACCCGGTCGTGATGCCCGCCTACTCCGAGGAGGTCAGCCTCGAGGCGGAGCTCGCCGTGGTCATCAAGCAGATGACCAAGGACGTCACCCCCGAGCAGGTCGCGGACCATGTGCTCGGGTACACCTGTGCCAACGACCTCACCGCCCGGGATGCCCAGCGTGCGGAGAATCAGTGGTTCCGCGCGAAGGCCTTCGACACCTCCTGCCCGATCGGGCCCTGGATCGAGACCGATCTGGACCCTGCGTCCCTCGCGATCTCCAGCACCGTCGATGGCGAGAGGGCACAGCAGGGCTCCACGGCGGACATGGTCCGCTCCGTCGCCGAGCTGATCGCCGAGATCTCCTCCGTCGTCACTCTGCTGCCCGGCGACCTGGTGCTCACCGGCACTCCCGCCGGCGTTCGCACCGTCCCCGCCGGCTCCACCGTCGATATCACGATCGAGGGCATCGGCACGCTGTCGAACCCCATCGTGCGCCGCTGA
- the gltX gene encoding glutamate--tRNA ligase → MSTVPAPSPTPTDEVRVRFCPSPTGTPHVGMVRTALFNWAHARHHGGKLIFRIEDTDAARDSEESYLQLLDAMRWLGIDWDEGVEVGGPDGPYRQSQRGDIYQGVIEQLKTSGHIYESFSTAEEIVERHRAAGRDPQLGYDGYDRELTEEQKAAFRAEGREPTWRLRMPQEDLTFTDMVRGEITFRAGSTPDFVVVRANGKPLYTLVNPIDDALMRITHVLRGEDILSSTPRQIALYRALIEIGVAERVPEFGHLPYVMGEGNKKLSKRDPQANLFHYRDQGFTPEGMVNYLALLGWGFSADEDIFSREQLVERFDASDVNPNPARVDLKKATAINADHIRLLPEAELAERLLPYLQAGGVLGEQITEGQRALVAAATPLVRTRMNLLGEAPDLMGFLFIADEDLVVQDEALKKLGDDPVAVLDRAITEIDAVPEDSFAAAALEEVLRAAIIEEMGIKPRLAFGPLRSAISGRRISPPLFESMELLGRASSLARLRSLRDRLAAEV, encoded by the coding sequence GTGAGCACCGTCCCCGCCCCGAGCCCCACCCCGACCGATGAGGTCCGGGTCCGTTTCTGCCCCAGCCCCACCGGCACCCCGCATGTGGGCATGGTGCGCACCGCCCTGTTCAACTGGGCGCACGCCCGCCACCACGGCGGCAAGCTGATCTTCCGGATCGAGGACACCGACGCCGCCCGCGACAGCGAGGAGTCCTACCTTCAGCTGCTCGACGCGATGCGCTGGCTCGGCATCGACTGGGACGAGGGCGTCGAGGTGGGGGGACCGGACGGCCCGTATCGCCAGTCCCAGCGCGGGGACATCTATCAGGGTGTGATCGAGCAGCTCAAGACCTCCGGCCACATCTACGAGTCCTTCTCCACCGCGGAGGAGATCGTCGAGCGGCACCGGGCGGCGGGCCGTGACCCGCAGCTGGGCTACGACGGCTACGACCGCGAGCTCACCGAGGAGCAGAAGGCCGCCTTCCGCGCGGAAGGGCGCGAACCCACCTGGCGCCTGCGGATGCCCCAGGAGGACCTCACCTTCACCGACATGGTGCGCGGCGAGATCACCTTCCGGGCCGGTTCCACCCCGGACTTCGTGGTGGTGCGCGCCAACGGGAAGCCGCTCTACACGCTGGTGAACCCGATCGATGATGCCCTCATGCGGATCACGCACGTGCTGCGCGGCGAGGACATCCTGTCCTCCACCCCGCGGCAGATCGCCCTGTACCGGGCGCTGATCGAGATCGGCGTCGCCGAGCGGGTCCCGGAGTTCGGCCATCTGCCGTACGTGATGGGGGAGGGGAACAAGAAGCTCTCCAAGCGCGATCCGCAGGCCAACCTGTTCCACTACCGGGACCAGGGCTTCACCCCCGAGGGCATGGTCAACTACCTCGCACTGCTGGGCTGGGGCTTCAGCGCCGACGAGGACATCTTCAGCCGCGAGCAGCTCGTCGAGCGCTTCGACGCCTCGGACGTGAATCCGAACCCGGCCCGCGTGGATCTCAAGAAGGCCACCGCGATCAACGCCGACCACATCCGGCTGCTGCCGGAGGCGGAGCTCGCCGAGCGACTGCTCCCGTACCTCCAGGCCGGAGGGGTGCTGGGAGAGCAGATCACCGAGGGGCAGCGGGCGCTGGTCGCTGCGGCCACCCCGCTGGTGCGGACCCGCATGAACCTGCTCGGCGAGGCGCCGGACCTGATGGGCTTCCTGTTCATCGCCGATGAGGACCTGGTGGTCCAGGACGAGGCGCTGAAGAAGCTCGGTGATGATCCGGTCGCCGTGCTCGACCGGGCGATCACCGAGATCGATGCGGTCCCCGAGGACTCCTTCGCCGCCGCCGCGCTCGAGGAGGTGCTCCGGGCGGCGATCATCGAGGAGATGGGCATCAAGCCGCGTCTGGCCTTCGGGCCGCTGCGCAGCGCGATCTCGGGCCGCCGGATCTCCCCGCCGCTGTTCGAGTCGATGGAGCTGCTGGGCAGGGCCTCGAGCCTGGCTCGCCTGCGCTCCCTGCGCGACCGTCTCGCCGCGGAGGTCTGA